The DNA window AGCCCGAGGTTCACTTCCGGCTGGCCGATCTTCACGCTGTCGGCCAGAACCCGGATGTCACAGGCGAGCGCGATTTCGCACCCGCCGCCGAGCGCGTAGCCGTTGACCGCGGCAATGACCGGCTTCTCCATGCTCGCGATCTTGCCGAGCGCACGGTGCCCGTTCTGCGCAAACTCCCGTGCCTGCATCGGAGTGAACTTCGACATCTCGGCGATGTCGGCCCCGGCCACGAACATCTTGCCTTCGGCGTAGACAACTACGACCATCACGTCGTCTTCGCGGGCGAACCAGTCCATCGCGCGCTCGATCTCGAGCACGATCTCCGTATTGAGCGCGTTCATCGGCGGGCGGTTCATCTTCAGCCAGCCGATACCGTCTTCTTTTCTGACTACCAAGTGCTTGAATTCCACTGCGGGCCTCCTGTTCTGGCTCACCACAAGCGGGTGAGGAACATGAATATAGAACGCTCTTTGCCGATGGTCAAGCCGGCACGCGGCGGCCCCCGGCGTTTGACTGCAACCAGAAAGGCGTTATGCTAGTCCAACTAACCTGGGAGAAATATGATAGCGTTGATAATCGTCCTTGTCCTGATTGTCCTGCTGGTCATGATCGCCATCGGTATCTACAACTCGCTGGTGGTGAAGCGAAACCGAGTCAGGAACGGCTGGTCCCAGATTGACGTTCAACTCAAGCGCCGGATTGACCTGATCCCGAACCTCGTCGAAACGGTCAAAGGTTACGCCGCGCACGAGAAAGAGATCTTTGAGCGGATTGCCGAAGCCCGGTCGCTGGCTATCAACGCCAAAGGTCCGGCCGAATCGGCCAAGGCGAACAACATGCTCTCCGACACGCTGAAGACCTTGTTCGCCGTGGCCGAGAACTACCCGAACCTGAAGGCGAACGAGAACTTTCTCAGCCTCCAGGAAGAGCTCTCCAATACCGAAAACAAGATCGCTTTCGCCCGGCAGTTCTACAACGACACGGCGATGGACTACAACAACGCGACCCAGATGTTCCCTTCCAGCATCTTCGCCGGTATGTTCGGTTTCAAGCAGTCGGAGTTCTACAGCGTCCCCGAAGCCGAACGCGAGGCGCCGAAGGTCAAGTTCTAGAAGTCAACCAGTAGCACGCCCAACATGGCCGAACGTAGGAATCTGTATCAACTTATCAGCGCCAACAAGGCCAAGACCTACCTCTTCATCGTGGGTTTCTCACTTCTTCTCGAGCTGGTCGGCTACGGGCTGGGTTGGTACTTCAGATGGGGAACCGGCGCGTATGCGCTGTTCGGTCTCTTCATAGTCGGCTACAACCTCGTCCTGTACTACAACTCCGACAAGCTCGCCCTTGCCGTCAACGGCGCCAAGCCGGCGGATCCGTCTCAATACCACCAGCTACACAACGTGGTCGAGGAGGTCGCGATTGCCGCAGGGATACCGAAGCCGAGCGTCTACGTCATCGACACCGACGCACCCAACGCCTTTGCCACCGGCCGCAATCCGAACCACGCATCAGTCGCGGTGACTCGCGGTCTGCTCCAGATCATGAACCGTGAAGAACTGCAGGGCGTAATTGCCCATGAGATGTCCCACGTCCGCAACTACGACATCCTCATCATGACTATTGTCGCCATCATCGGCGGCCTTCTGGTGCTCTTCCGGGATGTCTTCCTGCGCTGGGGTCTGTTCGGCGGATTCGGCGGGGGCCGACGCCGCGAATCGAGAGGTGGCGGCGGGCAACTCGGGCTGATACTCGTAATCCTAGCGATAGCTTTTGCCATCATCTCCCCGCTCTTGATTGCCATCATACGCGCGGCCATATCCAGACAACGTGAGTATCTCGCCGATGCATCCGGCGCTCTCATACTGCGCGACCCGTACGGGCTCAGTTCGGCCCTGAGGAAGCTGGGGACCTATGAGGGCAGGCTGCGCACCGCCTCAGCCGCGACCGCCCACATGTTCATCGCCAACCCGTTCGGCAAGGACCGTGGGACATCGATGAACCTGTTCGCGTCCCACCCACCGCTGGAGGATCGTATCCGGCGGCTTGAACAACTGGAGATGCCGGACTTAACCACTGCCGGCTAGTCACCGGCGCATCCTCTCCCTGAACGTCGTCACGGCTTTGCGGGCTGCTTTCCCTTGGAGAAGTTCCCGTTTCTGAATCTGTTTCCGTTGCGTACGCAGGGCGGTATCTCACCCTTGAACCTGACCGAATCCGGTCCGAACACCTCGCGCAGCGAGCCGATCAGCTCGTTGCTCAATGCGACCCGCTGCTCCCGCAACTTCATCTCCCGGAATGAACCATCAGGTCGGATAAGATTCAGGTAGACCTGGGCGCCGCCCGGGTGCTCTTCAAGCCGCTCCCTGAGCTTTAGCAGCATCGCGTCGTCCATTTCCTTCTCGGGAACCGAAACCACGAGCGCGTTAAGGAACCGGTTGCAATCGCTGAACAGCATCACACGGTCGGCCCAGAACTGCGGGACACCCTGACCCCGGCCGGGTGAGTCTGCGGCCGCGGCCCTGACCTTTACCGTGCCCTGCACCGCGACCAGGTTGTCGGTCTTAAGCACTGCCCGGCATCCCTCCAGCACGTCCGAGAAGACCATCACTTCGATACCACCATCAAAGTCCTCGACCGTGACAATCGCATACTCCCGGTCACGTTTGTCCTTGCGCGTCCTGCGTCCGGTGATGACGCCGCCCAGCGATGCCTTTTCGCCGTCACGCATCGACTCGATCTGGGCTATGGTCGAAAGGCCCAGCGCCTCATATTCGGCCCGGTAGGGTTCAAGGGGATGGGACGAAAAATAGAACCCGAACGCGTCCTTCTCGTATGCCAACAGCTCGTGTGTATCAAACTTGACGGGGACCGGCTTCGGCTTGTCCTCTGCCTCACCGAACATGTCGAACTGCCGTTCGGCAAATCGAAGCCTCTCCGAGGCGGCCTTGTTCATCTCCCACTCCAGTGAACTGAGGGACACGGTCCGGTTCGGCTCAAAGCTGTCGAACGCGCCGGCCTTGATGAGCGACTCGACCGCCTTCCGGTTTACGGTTCCCTTGGTACGAACGAGGAAGTCGAGCTTGTCCTCGTAAGGCCCGCGTTCCTGTCGCTCCTTGACAATGAACTCGCTGGCACCGGTTCCGAGGTTCTTCACGCCGGCCAACCCGAACCGGACGTTGCCGCCCTCAATCGTGAATGGGACGAAGCTCGAGTTCACGTCCGGACGCAGCACGGCAATCCCCATCCGCCGCGCCTCGTTCACGAACTTCGCCAGTTTCTTGAAATCCCCAAGCTCGCTGGTCAGTGTTGCGGCGATGAACTCGACCGGGAAGTTCGCCTTCAAGTACGCAGTGATGTAGGAAAGATAGGCGTAGCCCGCGGCATGTGACTTGTTGAACCCGTAGCCGGCGAACTTGGCCAGGAGGTCGAAGATCTTCTCGGCCTTCAACTCCGGTATCTTGTTGTACTTCTCGCACCCCTCGACGAAGACATCGTGCTGGGCCGCCATCTCCTCCGGCTTCTTCTTGCCCATTGCCCGGCGCAACAGGTCGGCCTTCCCGAGCGAGTAACCGGCCAGCACCTGGGCCGCCTGCATCACCTGCTCCTGGTAGATCATGATTCCGTAGGTTTCGCTGCAGATCGACTCGAGCAGCGGGTGCTCGTAGGCAATCGCCTCCCGCCCGGCCTTGCGCGCCAGGTACTGCGGAATCAGCTCCATCGGTCCGGGGCGGTACAAGGCAATCAACGCGATGATGTGCTCGACTCGGTCCGGCATCATCTGCCGGCAAAGGTCACGCATACCCGCGCTCTCGAGCTGGAACACCCCAACCGTGTCGGCCCGCTGCAGCAGCTTGAAGGTGTTGGCATCGTCGAGCGGCAACGTCTCTGCGTCGAAGCTCGTGCCCTTGTTTCGCACCAGCTTCACGGCCTCTTCGACCACCGTCAGCGTCCGCAGCCCGAGTACGTCCATCTTCAAGAGCCCCGCCGCCTCCAGCGAGTACATGTCATACTGCGTGCATGCCTCTTCTCCCGGCGCTTTGTAGAGCGGCACCAGCTCGATCAGCGGTTGCGGCGCGATGACAACGGCCGAGGCGTGGATCGAGGCGTGCCGGCACAGTCCCTCGACCTTGCGCGCGATGGCCATCATCTCCCCGTACTCCGGTTTCTCCGCGACCGCGTCTCTCAGTTCTGCGACGCCCTTGAGCGCCGGATCGAGCCCCATGTTCTGAGGAATCAGTTTCGCGATGCGGTCGACATCGCCGATCGGGACATCCAGGACGCGGCCCACGTCGCGCACGGCCGCTCGTGCCTGCATCGTGCCGAACGTAATAATCTGCGCGACCGAGCCCTCGCCGTAGCGCTGTCGGATGTAGTCGATGACTTCCTGCCGCCGAGCGTCCGAGAAGTCGATGTCAACGTCAGGCAGGCTGACACGCTCGGTAGTCAGGAATCGCTCGAAGAGCAGCCCGTAGCGCAGCGGGTCAATATCGGTAATACCCAGGCAGTAAAGCACAAGACACCCCGCCGCTGAGCCTCTGCCCGGCCCCACCGGTATGCCCTTCGACCGTGCGAAGTCCACAATGTCCTTGACCACAAGGAAGTAGCCGGGGAATCCCATCCTCGCAATCACGTCCAGTTCGAACGTCAGCCGCTCCTCAATCGCCGGCGTCGGGCGATGGTAGCGCCGATGCAGTCCTTCGCGCGTCAGGTGCTTCAGGTAGGAAAGTGCATCGGCAAAACCCGGCGGCGGGCTGAAATGCGGCAGGTGGAAACGGACGTGCTCAAGGTCAAGCCGCAGGTTGCACCGGTCTGCCACCTCGCATGTCCGGTGTACCGCATTCGGCATGTCGGCGAAGACCCTGGCCATCTCCTGCTGAGACCGGAAATAGAGCTCATTTGAGCTGATCTTCAGACGGTTCTGGTCGGAGAGCTTCTTCCCGGTCTGAATGCAGACCAGGGCATCGTGGGCGCGAACGTCATCCGAACGCAGGTAGTGGCAGTCATTGGTGGCGACGATCGGAATGTCGAGCGTGGAGCTCAACTCACGGATTCCGGGAATGATCCTCTCCTGCTCAGCAAAGCCGGCACGCATCACTTCCAGGTAGAAATTCTCCCGCCCGAGCATTTGCTGGTACTCGGAAGCCGCCTGCATCGCGTGCTCCGGGTCGTCGCGGCGCAGGTAGTGGTTTACCTCACCCTTGAGGCAGCCGGACATTCCGATGAGCCCTTCCGCATGCTCAGCCAGCAGCTCCTTGTCTATGCGGGGCCGGTAGTAGAAACCTTCCAGATAGGCCTTGGTGGTCAGTTTCATCAGGTTGTGGTAGCCGGTCTCGTTTCGGCAGAGCAACGTCAGATGGAAGCTCGCCTCATGGACGTCGCTGTCGGGCTTCCGCTCGGTACGCGAACGCGGAGCTACGTACATCTCGCTGCCGATGATCGGCTTGACGCCGGCCTTCTGCGCTTCCTTGTAGAACTTGATGGCCCCGAACATGTTTCCGTGGTCGGTAATCGCCAGTGCCGGCATCCGGTACTCCGCCGCGAGTTTGACGACCGCCTCGACGCTCGATGCGCCGTCGAGCAGGCTGTATTCGGTATGGTTGTGGAGGTGGACGAAATCCACGTCCGGGGGCTTCGCGGTCACGAACCTATAATGCGAGATAGAGCCGGCAAGTCAAGGACAGAAAATGACCAATACCCAATTCGCAATGACCAACGACGAGCCAGAAGACAATCTCTGACGACCGGTCCCTTCCGCCATTGATTAGTCATCAGCAATTGGGAATTCCGGGTTCGAGTGAAGACTGGAACCGGGCTACGGTTTCTGCTCGAACTCGAGGTGGAGCTTGAGTTGCGGACCCGGGAACTCGGGCGGCAGAGGCGGGAGCTTGTCGGTCACAAGCAAAGCCCGCTCGCAGGACACGTCGTAGGCTGCGTCACCGGACTTCTTCTCGGTCACCACATCCTTGATCGTCCCGTCACGTCCGATGACGAACATGACAGTCGCGACCAGCACCTTCGATGTACCTGCATAGGGATTCAACCAGTTGTCGGAAATACGGGTCAGCATGGCGTTGAGATAGTATGAGTACCCGAGTGCCTCGGCGCCTTCGACATTCGCACCCAGACCCTCATGCCTGAACATTCCGCCTGACCCTTTGCCGGATCCGGTCCCGGCTGCCGGCTTGGTCTGCGCCTTGCCGGCCGACTTGGACCGCGCCTTGCCCTGTGAGCGCGGCTTGTTCTCGATCAACGCGGTCCCGCTCGGTGCGGTCTTGCCGGCCTCTGCGACCGCAGGCGTTCCCGGCTGAGGCAGCGGTGAGCCGCCACTGACCACCGAGACCGAGAATACGATCGGACGGCGCGTGTCTCGTACCACATGGCCAATGCTCACTAACGCGATAATGCCGACGATGAGCGCGTGGACGCCCAGAGAGAGAAGCAGGTCAGGTGCGCTCCACCGGCTCTCGGCTTTCATCTGCGTACTCATCACGGTCAATTACTGATTCCCGATTTCCAATCCCTGGTCAAGCGACATGTCCGAATGACCAACGCCGCGCGATGCTTCGGGCTTGGACATTTCCTCTCTCGTTGGTCATAGGAATTGGGAATTGGTCATTCCTCTGCATGCCTGCCGCGAACTGGCCTTAGCCGGCACAGCAGACTCGTTACTGCGGCAACGCTACAAGGCCGATGTTGCTTATCCCCTGCTCGCGGATGTCACCGAGTATCATCATGATCGTGCCGTAGTCGACTTTCTTGTCCGCGCGCAGGTATGCTCGGTCGTAGCTGCCGCGGCTGAGCTGCTCTCCCAGCACCTTGGCAAACCCGGCCACCGTCGTCGCCTTCTTCTCGACGTATACCGCGCCGTCGGCCTGGATGCTGATCTCGAGGCCCTCTTTGGTCTGAGGCTCGACGGATGAAGTGCGCGGCAGATCCAGGTCGACGCCCTGGTTGCGACTGAACGCGGTCGAGACGCCGGCGATGAGGAATATGACCATCAGGGTGAAGCTGACGTCGGCCAGCGCGGTGATGTTCATCTCGGCCATGTACCTGAGCCGTCGCCGCTTCACTGTCCGCGTCTCTCCTCGGCGACCGATGAGACGATTTCCCGGCGCAGGATGCCGGTCAGCTCGGACTCAAACCGGTCCATGTAGCCCTCGATGTCGTGCGCGCGACCGACGAAGTAGTTGTAGAAAAGAGCCGCCGGTATCGCGACCGACAGCCCCATCACTGCCGTTATCAGGGCGTCTGAGATGCCCGGCGCGATGGTCTGCAGCGTGGGTATCTGGGTCCCGCGCAGGGTCATGAACGTAACGAGCACGCCCTGGATCGTACCCAGAAGCCCCATGAACGGCGCCACCATGGTCGCGATGGAAAGGAACGTCAGTGAGCTCTCGAGCTTCTCGGTTTCGCGTGACGCTGCCCGCTCCATTGCCTCGGTGATATTCGGAATCATGTGCTGCAACAGCTCGGCTCCCCCCTCGTTCTTGCCGAAGTCGGCGCGCAGCGCCTCGTACTCCTTCACCCCGGCCAGGAGCAATGCGGACAGCGGCGAGTACTTCAACCGCTTCGCGACACTCTCGTAGTCCCCCAGCCTGGTCCGATAGCCCCATACGCTGAGAAACTGCCGGGTCTGCCGCGAGGCGCGGCCCAGGGTTCTCAGCCTGCCGATGACAATTGCCCAGCTGATGATCGACATCAGGGCCAGCGCGATTACGTCGCAGAGCGCGAACGGCCCCGCGTGGATAAAAGGTCCGAGGAATCCGCTGCTTGGGCCCGCAGCCGGTGACACGGTCTACTGCCCCAGGGCCTGAAGCCGGCCCTGCGCCAGCTTCGCCTCGTTCGTGCCCGGATACTCCTTGACGACTTTGCGGAGCTGGTTGGCGGCCTCAGCCTTGCGGTTCTGGGCGAGGTATACGAGGCCGAGCTTGTACTCGGCCGACGCCAGCTTGTTCCCCTGGGGATAAGCCGTTATCACCTGCCGGAACCCGGCCTCGGCGCTGTCCAGCCTGCCCAGCGAGTAGAAGCACTCGCCGATCCAGTATTGGGCGTTGTCCGCGTTGTCGCTCTGAGGAAAGGACGCGACGTACCGACGAAACTCGCCGATTGCCACATCATACTTACCACGGGTGAAGTCGAGATATGCCGTGTTGTAGAGCTGGTCCTCGCTGTACGCGGCCGTATCGCTCCGGGACCGTGTCGTGTCCGGCTTCACTGGTCCGGGACGCGTCCCGGTCGCTGATTCACCGACTACCGGCGTGATGTCTCCGCGTCCGGCGCCCACCCGGCGGCTGATGCGGTCAAGCCGGTCACCCAGGTCTGCCAGACGCGCGTCGAGCTGGTCGAGCCGGCCGTCGACGTTCTCGATCTCGGTCAGGACGTCGGCGCGCAGCTTGGTCATGTCCTTGTCATGCTGCTGCTGCGCCTGTTCGACTCTTACCAGCCGCACCGACATCGAGTCAAGCACCTGGCCGCGCCGAACGTACTCGCGCTGGTAGCTGCAGCCCGTGCCTGAAACGGCAACCAGTAGACCCGACGCTGCTGCCATGCCGAAGCCGGCTGCGCGCGCGAGCCTACTGGCCGCCATCAATCATCTGGTCTCGGGCGAGGTACTTACTGGGCCGGCTTGAACTCGCAGCGCCGGTTCAGCTCGTACTTGGCCTTGTCCTGAGTGACGAGCTTTTCCTGGCCGTAGCTGATGGTCGAGAACATGTTCAGGTCCGCGCCCAGCTTGACCAGGTAGGCCTTTGCTGCCTCAGCGCGGCGCATGCCCAGCGCCATGTTGTAGGCCGCCGTGCCGATCGGGTCACAGTAGCCCTCGATTGTCACCATCGGCTTCTGCTTCGCCGCGATTGCCTTCTGGAGCAGGTCATAGTTGCTCTGGAGAATCGTCGCATCACCCGGCCTGACGTCCGACTTGTCGAAGTCGAAGTGAATGGCGGCGAGGTTCAGCTCGACCTTGGGCGGCGCCGGCGGTGTGGGCGGCTTCACGTTGAGTGTCTCCGGCGGCGGGGGTGTCGCAACCGACTCCGTCGGGGTGACGCACTTCTTGGCGCAACCGAACATGGTCAGCACGAACAACGCTCCGAGGACTACGGTCGCGAGCTTTGCTGTCGTCTTCATCGACATTCCTCCTTGGGTTCTTCTGGCAGACAATAGCTGAGACTCCTGAGAATACGTCCGGACGTTCTGATGGAAATCTCGATGGAGTAATCTACTGCCACTCTAACTGCCTGTCAAGAGAAGTCTTAGTCGCACCTCGCCTCGACTGACTCCGGGCGGTTTCGCTCGCATTAACCCGGGTTCTTGACACCGGGCCCTGCTTGCCTAACATCTACCCCGAAATGGATACGGTCTAATGGGCCGCAAGGCCCGGCCCGCCCTGCGTGGTCTCGAAGCCCTGGGCGTCCGCCTCAAGCAGATCAGGGTGCAGTCGGGCCTGTCGCAGATGAAGCTGGCCAAGTCTATCGGGTTCGACCCCGCCCATGGCTACAAATACATACTGCGGCTGGAAAAAGGGCAGGTGCCCAATCCCACGTTGCGGACGATTGCCGCCTGCCTCGAAGCCTGCGGCGCCTCATGGCAGGCCATCGTCGACGTACTGCCTGCCACCGGCACCGTTTCCTCGCCGGCGCCTCGGACGCCGTCCGCCGCACCCGCTTCGGCCCCGAACCCGGCGACAGTCGCTGCGCCGCCGCCCGCTCAAGGTCCCGCTCACCCGCTACCCGCCCGGCGCAGAGACTCCCGTCCGATGCGCGAACAACTCCGCTCCCGGCGCATCGAGGAGCACGAGCAGCACGCCCGCCGCTTCTGGCTGGGCACCAAGCAGGCCGAGGCGATGACCGTCGCCCTGCTCCGCTCACTGCGGATTCCATCCTCCCTGCACCGCGCCTACCTTTCGTTCACCCGCTCCTGCTGCTCGACCATTGACGCGATCGAGACCGCCCGCCCCGAGGTGGTCGAACGGGAACTGGCCAAACTCGTCCCGCCGGCAGTGACACAGGGACTTGACCGCGCGCTACTGGCGCAACTGCAATCAGCCTGCGTGCAGATACTCCGCCCGCAGCCGGTCGCCGGAGACGCGGAGTCGGCGGGCTAGAGTGACGGACGCCGGATGAAGCGTCCGGTCCTGCTGCCGCTTCTGGTCGCCTCGGCTCTGGCCTTCTCCCTCCCGATTGAAGCAGACACGAACCAACGCGCGAGTGCCGTCGAGAAACAGACACAATCCGTGGACTACACAATTTCCGCACGGCTCGACGACGCCGCCGGAGTGATTCGCGGCGCCGAGACCATCCGCTACCGCAACCTGAGCCGGGACACCCTCAGCGACCTCTGCCTTCACCTCTACCCCAACGCCTTTCGCGATCGCGGCACGGCATATGCTCGCGAGCTTGAGGCGATGGGCCGCTACGACTTCTCGCTCACCCGGGAACGCAGCCGCGGCTCCATCCGGCTGGACTGGACCGAATCCGGCGGCCGGGTGGGCCTCATGTACGATGCCGGGACCGAACTCGCGCTGATCCTGAACCCGCCGCTCGCACCCGGCGAAACTGTGTCAATCAGCATCGGGTTCCACACCAAAGTCCCTGCCACCGGGGCCGAGCTCGCCCGCAAAGGCCGCGGCTTCGTGCTGGCCCACTGGTTCCCCGAGGTCGCCGCAAGACAGGGGCTGTCCCCATCCAGCAACTGGCTGCTTGGCGGCTACCACGTGTTCGGCCACTCGCCCGCCGCGTTCGCGGACTACCACGTGGTGCTTGACCTGGCCCCGGACCTGGACATCGCCGCGACCGGCGCGGCAAGCGACTCTCAGGCGTACCCGGCCGGGCCGGGACGCAAGGCCGTTCACATCGAAGCGACGAACGTCGCCGGATTCGCAGTCGCGGCCTTGCCGGGACTCAAGAAGATGGCCCGCACCATCGAAGGTGTGGACGTGACGATTCTGGCGCGCAGCTTCTCCAACCCGGACTGGTACTACGCCCTCATGTCCGTGGCCGACATGCTCCACGACATGCAGCAATGGAACGGCCCGTTCCCGTTTGCCGGACTGACCATCGTTGACGGCTCTGGTGTCGTCGCGCAGGATGCATCCCACCCCGGGCTCATCGTCATGGCTACGGGCCCGATTCCTTACACGCGGATATTCGAACAGGAGCTGGCGCGGCAGGTTGCGCTGCAATGGTCGCGTTGCGCGACCGGCGCCGACGAACTCACCGACCCTGCCATCGTCCAGGGCCCTGCCGCCTACTCCGCCATGCGCTACATGGACGACAAATACGGCCGCACCAGCCTCGTGTCGAACCCCGTCTTCGGCTGGCTGCTTCGGGGCCTGAACTCCGAATACTACAACCGGCTCTACTACTACCTCGGCGCGTCGAACAACGTCCTCTGCCCGGATCCGACCAGATGTCGCGACCAGGTCGGCTACCAGGCCGCCGAGCAATCCGGCCCCGCGCTCCTGCTGCTTGCGGAAGAACGGAGACAAGGCCGGACCACCTTCGACCCATTACTGCGCACATGGACACAGGGACTGCCCGGCAAAGACCCGACCGTTTTCGACCCTGTCTCCATTCTCCACGCGCGGGGTACTGACGCCAGCCGAGCACCGGACACGGTCCTGCCCAGCCGCCTCGGCAACCGCCGCGTCACCATCCAGCCCGTCTTCGAACTGCCCAGCTTCTCCGACTACCAGATCTTCTACGGCCCGTACTTCTGGGCTGACGCCTACAGCGGAGCCCAATGCTGCGTCTGGGCTCAGGGCCGCCAGTTCTTTGACGTCGGGCCGCTGCGCGGCCGCCACCAATGGATGGTGAGTGAAATCTACAGCACCCACATTCATGACTTGCACTCCAGCGTCAACTACCAGACTCCGCTCACCTTCATCGACGACCGGTTGCGCCTCTACGCCGCGCTCGACTACTCGACCGTGGACGCCGGCGCCAAACTCTACTTCAGTCAGGAACTCGGGCCGGTCTACCGCCAGCCCAAGACCACCATCGACTTCGGCTACCGCGTCCTCGACGTCAAGAGAGTCGATTTCCGCGACACCAACGCCTGGGAACTCGGCCGCACTGCCGACCTTCGCCTGCACATCGCCCAAAGCTACGAAACGCGGCTCCTCCTCGGCAGCGCGCAACTCCTCGCGCGGAAAGGCATGACTGCGCTCGGCAGCGACAGCAACTACCTCAGGCTGGGCATTGAACAATCGCATACCTGGCGGGGCCTGCGCCCGGTCGAACTGACTCTGCGGGCGTTCGCCGGCTGCGTATGGGGCAACGTGCCCAAACAGGACCAGTTCTACCTCTCCGGCGGCCTCATCAGCAACGGCGCGGAACCGGTCACCTGGGGCTACAAAGGCATCTCGTCCGGCCAGGAAAACTGGCACTACGACGCCGACGTCAACTGCCGCGGATACGCGGGCCTGTACCTCCACGGCCGCGCCGCCTACGGCCTCAACTTCCAGGTCACGACCCCGAAACTCGGCCTGATTTCCGCGTCGCCCTTCTTCGACCTCGGCAATGTCGGAGACAGCCTGAACCAGGCCGGGTTCTGGAATCCCCGCATGGACGCCGGCCTCAAACTCACGCTCGGCCCGCTCTACGCCGACTTCCCGGTCTGGCGATTCCAATCCGGCGTTTCCGACCAGCGTTTCGCCTTCCGCTGGATGCTCGGGCTCAAAGTCAGCGGCACCCTC is part of the bacterium genome and encodes:
- a CDS encoding OmpA family protein; this translates as MKTTAKLATVVLGALFVLTMFGCAKKCVTPTESVATPPPPETLNVKPPTPPAPPKVELNLAAIHFDFDKSDVRPGDATILQSNYDLLQKAIAAKQKPMVTIEGYCDPIGTAAYNMALGMRRAEAAKAYLVKLGADLNMFSTISYGQEKLVTQDKAKYELNRRCEFKPAQ
- a CDS encoding helix-turn-helix transcriptional regulator, with amino-acid sequence MGRKARPALRGLEALGVRLKQIRVQSGLSQMKLAKSIGFDPAHGYKYILRLEKGQVPNPTLRTIAACLEACGASWQAIVDVLPATGTVSSPAPRTPSAAPASAPNPATVAAPPPAQGPAHPLPARRRDSRPMREQLRSRRIEEHEQHARRFWLGTKQAEAMTVALLRSLRIPSSLHRAYLSFTRSCCSTIDAIETARPEVVERELAKLVPPAVTQGLDRALLAQLQSACVQILRPQPVAGDAESAG